Proteins encoded in a region of the Balaenoptera musculus isolate JJ_BM4_2016_0621 chromosome 5, mBalMus1.pri.v3, whole genome shotgun sequence genome:
- the EIF4E gene encoding eukaryotic translation initiation factor 4E isoform X2: protein MATVEPETTPTPNPPPTEEEKTESNQEVANPEHYIKHPLQNRWALWFFKNDKSKTWQANLRLISKFDTVEDFWALYNHIQLSSNLMPGCDYSLFKDGIEPMWEDEKNKRGGRWLITLNKQQRRSDLDRFWLETLLCLIGESFDDYSDDVCGAVVNVRAKGDKIAIWTTECENREAVTHIGRVYKERLGLPPKIVIGYQSHADTATKSGSTTKNRFVV, encoded by the exons GAAACCACCCCTACTCCTAATCCCCCACctacagaagaagagaaaacagaatctaATCAGGAGGTTGCTAACCCAGAACACTATATTAAACATCCTTTACAGAACAG ATGGGCactctggttttttaaaaatgataaaagcaaaacttGGCAAGCAAACCTTCGGCTGATCTCTAAGTTTGATACTGTTGAAGACTTTTGGGC TCTGTACAACCATATCCAGTTGTCTAGTAATTTAATGCCTGGCTGTGACTACTCACTTTTTAAG GATGGTATTGAGCCTATGtgggaagatgagaaaaacaaacgaGGAGGACGATGGCTAATTACATTGAACAAACAGCAGAGACGAAGTGACCTCGATCGCTTTTGGCTAGAGACA CTGCTGTGCCTTATTGGAGAATCTTTTGATGACTACAGTGATGATGTATGTGGAGCTGTGGTTAATGTTAGAGCTAAAGGTGATAAAATAGCAATATGGACTACTGAATGTGAAAACAGAGAAGCTGTTACACATATAGg gaGGGTATACAAGGAAAGGTTAGGACTTCCTCCAAAGATAGTGATTGGTTATCAGTCCCATGCAGACACAGCTACTAAGAGCGGCTCCACCACTAAAAATAGGTTTGTTGTTTAA
- the EIF4E gene encoding eukaryotic translation initiation factor 4E isoform X1: protein MLPGKSTLETTPTPNPPPTEEEKTESNQEVANPEHYIKHPLQNRWALWFFKNDKSKTWQANLRLISKFDTVEDFWALYNHIQLSSNLMPGCDYSLFKDGIEPMWEDEKNKRGGRWLITLNKQQRRSDLDRFWLETLLCLIGESFDDYSDDVCGAVVNVRAKGDKIAIWTTECENREAVTHIGRVYKERLGLPPKIVIGYQSHADTATKSGSTTKNRFVV from the exons GAAACCACCCCTACTCCTAATCCCCCACctacagaagaagagaaaacagaatctaATCAGGAGGTTGCTAACCCAGAACACTATATTAAACATCCTTTACAGAACAG ATGGGCactctggttttttaaaaatgataaaagcaaaacttGGCAAGCAAACCTTCGGCTGATCTCTAAGTTTGATACTGTTGAAGACTTTTGGGC TCTGTACAACCATATCCAGTTGTCTAGTAATTTAATGCCTGGCTGTGACTACTCACTTTTTAAG GATGGTATTGAGCCTATGtgggaagatgagaaaaacaaacgaGGAGGACGATGGCTAATTACATTGAACAAACAGCAGAGACGAAGTGACCTCGATCGCTTTTGGCTAGAGACA CTGCTGTGCCTTATTGGAGAATCTTTTGATGACTACAGTGATGATGTATGTGGAGCTGTGGTTAATGTTAGAGCTAAAGGTGATAAAATAGCAATATGGACTACTGAATGTGAAAACAGAGAAGCTGTTACACATATAGg gaGGGTATACAAGGAAAGGTTAGGACTTCCTCCAAAGATAGTGATTGGTTATCAGTCCCATGCAGACACAGCTACTAAGAGCGGCTCCACCACTAAAAATAGGTTTGTTGTTTAA
- the LOC118895493 gene encoding replication protein A 32 kDa subunit-like, producing the protein MWTSGFESYSSSSFGGAGGYTQSPGGFGSPTPSQAEKKSRARAQHIVPCTISQLLSDTLVDEVFKIGNVEISQVTTVGIIRNAEKAATNIVYKIDDMTAAPMDVHQWVDTDDASSENTVVPPETYVKVAGHLRSFQNKKSLVAFKIMPLEDMNEFTTHILEVVNAHMMLSKSNSQPSAGRAPISNPGMGEAGNFGGNSFMPANGLTVAQNQVLNLIKACPRPEGLNFQDLKNQLQHMTVASIKQAVDFLSNEGHIYSTVDDDHFKSTDTE; encoded by the coding sequence ATGTGGACCAGTGGATTTGAAAGCTATAGCAGTTCCTCTTTTGGGGGAGCCGGAGGCTACACACAGTCCCCTGGGGGCTTTGGATCACCGACACCTTCCCAGGCCGAAAAGAAATCTAGAGCCCGAGCTCAGCATATTGTACCCTGTACCATATCTCAGCTGCTTTCTGATACTCTGGTTGATGAAGTGTTCAAAATTGGAAATGTTGAGATTTCACAGGTCACTACTGTGGGGATAATCAGAAATGCAGAGAAGGCTGCAACCAACATTGTTTACAAAATAGATGACATGACGGCTGCACCCATGGATGTTCACCAGTGGGTTGACACAGATGATGCCAGCAGTGAAAACACTGTGGTTCCTCCAGAAACATATGTGAAAGTGGCTGGTCATCTGAGATCTTTTCAGAACAAGAAAAGTCTGGTAGCCTTTAAGATCATGCCCCTGGAGGATATGAATGAGTTCACCACACATATTCTGGAAGTAGTCAATGCACACATGATGCTGAGCAAGTCTAACAGCCAGCCCTCAGCAGGGAGAGCACCTATCAGCAATCCAGGAATGGGTGAAGCTGGGAACTTTGGTGGGAATAGCTTCATGCCAGCAAATGGCCTCACTGTGGCCCAGAACCAGGTACTGAATTTGATTAAGGCTTGCCCAAGGCCTGAAGGATTGAACTTTCAGGATCTCAAGAATCAGCTCCAACACATGACCGTAGCCTCAATCAAGCAAGCTGTGGATTTTCTAAGCAACGAGGGACACATCTATTCCACTGTGGATGATGATCATTTTAAATCCACAGACACAGAATAA